A single genomic interval of Streptomyces sp. BA2 harbors:
- a CDS encoding amidase, with protein sequence MTELTDLTAVQLVEAYRKGEFSPVDATRAALRRAEEVQPAVNAFVRVDADEALAQAESSAELWRRGEPRGLLEGVPVSVKDILLQRGGPTLRGSKAVSTEGTWDEDAPSVARLREHGAVFIGKTTTPEFGWKGVTDSPLSGITRNPYDTSRTAGGSSGGSAAAVALGAAPVSLGTDGGGSVRIPGAFCGIFALKPTYGRVPLYPASAFGTLAHVGPMTRDAADAALLMDVISGPDTRDWSQLGPVTDGFRAGIAGGVRGLRIAYSPSLGGQVAVRPAVAAAVRHAVEALAAQGAYVEETDPDFTDPVEAFHTLWFSGAARVTQHLPPDRRELLDPGLREICAQGARYSALDYLAAVDVRMELGRRMGRFHQTYDLLVTPTLPITAFEAGAEVPKGSGHRRWTGWTPFTYPFNMTQQPAATVPCGVDGDGLPIGVQIVAARHADVLVLRAAHALYEAGSAGIAPPAAV encoded by the coding sequence ATGACCGAGCTCACGGATCTCACCGCGGTACAACTCGTCGAGGCCTATCGCAAGGGCGAATTCAGTCCGGTCGACGCGACACGGGCGGCGCTGCGCAGGGCCGAGGAGGTGCAGCCCGCGGTGAACGCCTTCGTGCGCGTCGACGCCGACGAGGCCCTCGCGCAGGCCGAGTCGAGCGCCGAGCTGTGGCGGCGCGGTGAGCCGCGCGGTCTCCTTGAGGGGGTTCCGGTCTCGGTCAAGGACATCCTGCTGCAGCGGGGCGGCCCGACGCTGCGGGGCTCGAAGGCCGTCAGCACGGAAGGGACTTGGGACGAGGACGCGCCGTCGGTGGCGCGGCTCCGTGAGCACGGCGCGGTGTTCATCGGCAAGACGACTACGCCCGAGTTCGGCTGGAAGGGCGTCACGGACAGCCCGCTGAGCGGGATCACACGCAATCCGTACGACACCTCGCGCACCGCGGGCGGATCCAGCGGCGGCAGCGCGGCGGCCGTGGCGCTCGGCGCGGCGCCGGTGTCGCTCGGCACGGACGGCGGCGGCTCGGTGCGGATCCCGGGTGCCTTCTGCGGGATCTTCGCGCTGAAGCCGACGTACGGCAGGGTGCCGCTGTACCCCGCGTCCGCGTTCGGCACGCTGGCGCACGTCGGGCCCATGACGCGGGACGCGGCGGACGCGGCGCTCCTGATGGACGTCATCAGCGGCCCCGACACGCGCGACTGGTCGCAGCTCGGCCCGGTGACGGACGGCTTCCGGGCGGGTATCGCAGGCGGCGTACGCGGCCTGCGCATCGCGTACTCGCCCTCGCTCGGCGGCCAGGTCGCGGTGCGGCCCGCGGTCGCCGCCGCGGTGCGGCATGCGGTGGAGGCCCTCGCGGCGCAGGGTGCGTACGTCGAGGAGACCGACCCGGACTTCACGGATCCGGTGGAGGCCTTCCACACGCTGTGGTTCAGCGGCGCCGCGCGGGTGACCCAGCATCTGCCGCCCGACCGGCGGGAGTTGCTCGACCCGGGGCTGCGCGAGATCTGTGCGCAGGGCGCACGGTACAGCGCGCTCGACTACCTTGCCGCAGTTGACGTACGCATGGAGCTCGGCCGTCGCATGGGCCGCTTCCACCAGACGTACGACCTTCTGGTCACTCCGACGTTGCCGATCACCGCGTTCGAGGCGGGGGCGGAGGTACCGAAAGGTTCCGGCCATCGTCGGTGGACGGGATGGACGCCTTTCACGTACCCCTTCAACATGACGCAGCAGCCGGCCGCGACCGTCCCCTGCGGGGTGGACGGCGATGGGCTGCCCATCGGGGTGCAGATCGTGGCGGCGCGGCACGCGGACGTACTCGTCCTGCGGGCCGCGCACGCGCTGTACGAGGCGGGCAGCGCGGGGATCGCGCCGCCCGCCGCTGTCTGA
- a CDS encoding aspartate/glutamate racemase family protein produces MTALGFLYPGHSAEDDYPRMEQMLGSDVRLQVVHTDIGEDAHRVDALLEMGSPKRLAAGVEELRLSGAEAVVWACTSASFVFGWEGAHDQVRALARSAGLPASSTSFAFAHAAREVGAGRVAVAATYPEDVAGLFASFLKASGVEVVSTQGNGIITAAEVGTWGWQEVRAMAHAGDHPDAEALLLPDTALHTAAYVKDLEQDLGKPVLTANQVTVWEALRLASRRVNAPSLGALFTKEPVVQARD; encoded by the coding sequence GTGACCGCACTTGGTTTCCTCTATCCGGGTCACTCGGCTGAGGACGACTACCCCCGCATGGAGCAGATGCTGGGGAGTGACGTCCGGCTGCAGGTCGTCCACACCGACATCGGCGAGGACGCGCACCGGGTCGACGCCCTCCTGGAGATGGGGTCGCCGAAACGGCTCGCCGCCGGGGTCGAGGAGCTGCGCCTGTCCGGCGCGGAGGCCGTGGTGTGGGCGTGCACCAGCGCGAGCTTCGTCTTCGGCTGGGAGGGGGCGCACGACCAGGTCCGCGCCCTGGCCCGGTCGGCGGGCCTGCCGGCGTCCAGTACGTCCTTCGCGTTCGCCCACGCGGCACGTGAGGTGGGGGCGGGCAGGGTCGCGGTCGCCGCGACGTATCCGGAGGACGTGGCGGGGCTCTTCGCCTCGTTCCTGAAGGCGTCCGGCGTGGAGGTCGTGTCGACGCAGGGGAACGGCATCATCACGGCGGCGGAGGTGGGTACGTGGGGGTGGCAGGAGGTCAGGGCCATGGCCCACGCGGGCGACCACCCCGACGCGGAGGCGCTCCTGCTCCCCGACACGGCGCTGCACACGGCGGCGTACGTGAAGGACCTGGAGCAGGACCTGGGCAAGCCGGTCCTGACGGCGAACCAGGTCACGGTCTGGGAAGCCCTGCGCCTGGCCTCCCGCCGGGTAAACGCACCCTCGCTGGGCGCCCTGTTCACCAAGGAGCCGGTGGTACAGGCCCGGGACTAG
- a CDS encoding maleate cis-trans isomerase family protein produces MDVSFLGGPHPQRGVGVVAPFDFALDRELWRWVPDEVSLHLTRTPYVPVEVSLDLARLVSEHETLGEAVRALSAAEPEVLAYACTSGSFVGGIAGERAMCEAMTREGAVSAVTTSGALLEALDDLGARRIALVTPYTWSVTQSLEHYLGESGVSVTGRAYLGLTRHIWKVPYKDVAEMARRAVLGGADALFISCTNLATYDVIPQLEAELRMPVISANQVTMWSALRRLGTHAVGPYQALINPSARPGAGPVASPGELPGVVPLDPPQGLPEGPPTLP; encoded by the coding sequence ATGGACGTCTCCTTCCTCGGCGGACCACACCCTCAACGAGGTGTGGGTGTCGTCGCCCCTTTCGACTTCGCCCTCGACCGGGAGCTCTGGCGCTGGGTGCCCGACGAGGTCTCCCTCCACCTGACGCGCACCCCGTACGTGCCCGTCGAGGTAAGCCTTGACCTGGCACGACTCGTCAGCGAGCACGAAACGCTCGGCGAGGCGGTGCGAGCGCTGAGCGCCGCCGAACCCGAAGTCCTCGCGTACGCCTGCACTTCGGGAAGCTTCGTCGGCGGCATCGCGGGCGAGCGCGCGATGTGCGAGGCCATGACCCGCGAGGGCGCGGTCTCCGCCGTCACCACCTCGGGCGCGCTGCTCGAAGCGCTCGACGATCTGGGCGCGCGGCGCATCGCGCTCGTCACGCCCTACACCTGGTCGGTGACCCAGTCCCTGGAGCACTACCTGGGCGAATCGGGTGTGTCCGTCACCGGGCGCGCCTACCTGGGCCTGACCAGGCACATCTGGAAGGTTCCCTACAAGGACGTGGCGGAGATGGCGCGGCGGGCGGTGCTCGGCGGGGCCGACGCGCTCTTCATCAGCTGCACCAATCTCGCGACGTACGACGTCATTCCGCAGCTGGAGGCCGAGCTGCGGATGCCGGTGATCTCCGCGAACCAGGTGACGATGTGGTCCGCCCTGCGCCGTCTGGGTACGCATGCGGTAGGGCCCTACCAGGCGCTGATCAATCCGAGTGCGAGGCCGGGCGCGGGTCCGGTCGCCTCGCCGGGCGAGCTGCCCGGCGTCGTACCGCTCGATCCGCCCCAGGGTCTGCCCGAAGGACCACCAACGCTGCCTTGA
- a CDS encoding D-2-hydroxyacid dehydrogenase → MSEPTVLVLDAPSPAPAPRLGSLTGRARILHADADTLAAQLPHADVLLVWDFLSDAVRLAWPGEGPRPRWVHTASAGVDRLMCPELAESDTLVTNARGVFDQPIAEYVAALVLAMAKDLPRTLQLQGERAWQHRETQRVARTRACVVGSGPIGHAIVRMLKGLGIITALVGRSARNGVHGPDELDRLMARADWVVCAAPLTDDTRGMFDERRFGMMQPSARFINIGRGALVVEDDLAAALSKRWIAGAALDVFEHEPLPADSPLWTAPGLLVSPHMSGDTVGWRDELGAQFVELYEEWAAGRPLSNVVDKKRGYVPGS, encoded by the coding sequence ATGTCCGAACCAACCGTTCTTGTCCTTGATGCCCCGTCCCCAGCTCCGGCACCCCGCCTCGGCAGCCTCACCGGGCGCGCCCGGATCCTGCACGCGGACGCGGACACCCTGGCGGCCCAACTCCCCCACGCCGATGTGCTCCTCGTATGGGACTTCCTCTCGGACGCGGTGCGGCTCGCCTGGCCGGGCGAGGGGCCGCGGCCCCGCTGGGTGCACACCGCGAGCGCGGGCGTGGACCGCCTCATGTGCCCGGAGCTCGCCGAGTCCGACACGCTGGTCACCAACGCCCGCGGCGTCTTCGACCAGCCGATCGCCGAGTACGTGGCCGCTCTCGTCCTCGCCATGGCCAAGGACCTGCCGCGCACCCTCCAGCTCCAGGGCGAGCGCGCCTGGCAGCACCGCGAGACCCAGCGAGTCGCCCGTACGCGCGCGTGTGTCGTGGGTTCGGGGCCGATCGGACACGCCATCGTCCGCATGCTGAAGGGGCTCGGGATCATCACCGCCCTGGTGGGGCGCAGCGCGCGGAACGGCGTCCACGGCCCGGACGAACTCGACCGGCTGATGGCGCGCGCCGACTGGGTGGTGTGCGCGGCGCCCCTCACGGACGACACGCGCGGCATGTTCGACGAGCGGCGCTTCGGGATGATGCAGCCGTCGGCGCGCTTCATCAACATCGGGCGCGGCGCGCTCGTCGTGGAGGACGATCTCGCGGCCGCCCTGTCGAAGCGGTGGATCGCGGGCGCGGCGCTCGACGTCTTCGAGCACGAGCCGCTGCCGGCGGACAGCCCGCTGTGGACGGCGCCGGGTCTCCTCGTCTCCCCGCACATGAGCGGCGACACGGTGGGCTGGCGCGATGAACTGGGCGCGCAGTTCGTGGAGTTGTACGAGGAGTGGGCCGCCGGGCGGCCTCTTTCCAACGTGGTCGACAAGAAACGCGGGTATGTACCCGGGAGTTGA
- a CDS encoding DUF3830 family protein translates to MADRFIEVSLAKRGVQCTAKLLDDRAPLTCAAVWEALPLSEDVYHAKYARNEIYALFPAFADREPPLENPTVTPIPGDLCYFSFNGTQLGTQAYGYEPAADVKAGATVVDLALFYERNNLLLNGDVGWVPGIVWGQVVDGLDRMAEACNDLWRGGAQGETLNFRRA, encoded by the coding sequence TTCATCGAAGTCTCCCTCGCCAAGCGGGGAGTTCAGTGCACGGCAAAGCTGCTCGACGACCGGGCCCCGTTGACCTGTGCGGCGGTGTGGGAGGCGCTTCCGCTCAGCGAGGACGTCTATCACGCGAAGTACGCCCGCAATGAGATCTACGCCCTCTTTCCGGCTTTCGCGGACCGCGAGCCGCCCCTGGAGAACCCGACAGTCACCCCCATTCCCGGCGACCTCTGCTATTTCTCCTTCAACGGGACACAGCTGGGCACGCAGGCCTATGGGTACGAACCGGCCGCGGACGTCAAGGCGGGCGCCACGGTCGTGGACCTCGCCCTCTTCTACGAGCGCAACAACCTGCTGCTCAACGGAGACGTGGGCTGGGTCCCCGGCATCGTCTGGGGCCAGGTGGTCGACGGCCTCGACCGGATGGCCGAGGCCTGCAACGACCTGTGGCGCGGCGGCGCGCAGGGCGAGACGCTGAATTTCCGCAGAGCGTAG